Below is a genomic region from Pseudomonadota bacterium.
CATCGACAGCATGCTCGAGAATCTAGAGCAAGACGCGGAAAGACTGGCCGTGCCGTTCACACCGGGCCGCGTGCCCAACTGGCAGCCTGAGTAGGCAGCCCGTTCCCATGCGGTGGTAGCCCCGACGGGTCGGCCACCGCAGGACCCCTATGCGTGTCGGGACAGCATCCGCTTAAGGCGCCGCCCCAGCCCCCGCGCTGCGCGCTTCACCTCGTACAACTGCGGCTTCTCCATGTACCCAGCGGCGATCCAAAACGCCTCTTCATCCTCATCCTCGCGCCCAAGCTGATGCAGCGCGTAGGCGCGGTTCTGAAACGCTTGGGAATGGCGCGGATTGAGGCGCAGAGCAGCCTCGAAGTGCTCGATGGCTTCCTCGAAACGTCCCTCCTGAACCAGGTAAGCGCCCCAGGTCGAGCGCACGTCGGCGTTGGCGGGATCCACCCGCACCGCGGTTCTCACGGCCTCGCGACTTTCGTCCGCGCGATCGAGGTTCATCAGCATCACGGCTCGGCCTAGGTGACCGTTGCCGTTGGTCGGCTCCAGCGCGATCGCCTGCTCGTAGGCTTCCAACGCACGGTTGATCCAAGGAAGCATCGGATGCTCCTGCTCACTGTCTCTGGCGGCTAGCGCACCCACCTGCGTTAGGGCGGAGCCGCGCCCGACGTAGCAGTCCGCGTGTTGCGGGTCAGCCGCGATGCCGCGATTGAACTCACGCAGGGCGTCGCGCACGCGCAGCAGCTTGAGCAGCGCTTCTCCGGCTTGGAAATGCGCATCCGCAGGACTCGTCGTCACTTGAGGCCGCGCCCCGATGAGGCCACGTAGCTGCACCAGCCAGTCCGCCTGCGGCAACCGCTCACCGCTCACATCGACGTGTTGTAGGTCTAGCAGCAACGAGATCGGCTCTCCCGCCAGCAGCAGCGGGAGGATCGGGATCTGCAACCGGTCGGCGAGGAGGAGCTCACGCCTTACCCAGGTAGAATCCAGCGCCGATGGCGAAACGACCACCACCACCGCAGCGGCAGCGCGCAGGCGATCTTCGATATCGCGCATCCACTGATCGCCCGTTCGGATCGCATCATCGAACCACACCGGCACCTGGGCCTGCGTGAGCCAATCGACCAATTGCCTGACGTACTCCCGATCGTCCCGAGAGTACGAGATGAACACTGCCGCGCCGGTAGGCACACCACTCTCGCGGTCGGGGCCTATCGCGCTGGTGGGCGGACCATCTGCGAGCGCGATGCTGACGGCGCGACGCCGGGCGCGGCGGGCCTGCTGACGCTTACCCATTCTTTCCAATAGCATCGCGCGACAGCGCTCAACCTCGGAATTCGAGGGCAGCAGCGCCAGGAAGCGTTCTATCGGCATTTCTTCGTGAAAGGCATCGGAGCTAGCGTTGAGCTTTGCCAATCGCGAGGCCATCGCGCTTACGAATGGCTCGTCGATCGCCGACTCCGGGAACGCTCTTTGCAGGATCTCCAGCGCCGTTTCCGGCTGTCCCAGCCCTGCGAGCGCCTGGCTGAGTGGAAGCGCGCTTCGCTTCGCGTCCGGCGCACGTTCCAACACTCGAGAGAGGGCCGCGCGCGCAGGCTCCAGGTCGCCGAGTCCGACCAACGCCTCGCCGCGTCCTGCCAGCGCGACCATGCTGGCTGGTTCGCGCGCCAAGGCGCGCTCGAAGGAGCCCAGCGCTTGCTCGTAGCGGCCTAAGCCCAGGGCGCTGAAACCCCTTCCGATAAGCGCGTTGCTGTCATCGCGTGAGGCCGCGACTCGTTGGGCGAAGCCCCGCAGGGCCGCTTGCCACATACCCTGCTGCAGCAGCGCCCAGGCGCCCTCTGACAGGGAGGTTTCCGCCTCTTGCACGCTATCGTCGATGCGCTGAAAGAAGGCGCCGCTTGGTAGCGCTTCCCCGCGCACGTCAGTGA
It encodes:
- a CDS encoding tetratricopeptide repeat protein, with protein sequence MTINRDEPSVLLAAGPSGAVYAQRLWQELSFRGYLVNKIASEPSLRDAEIDGSVRAVLVIATDDADDGGTLRAAVAWARANERPVLPLLLSGEPWAQLADLNFTDVRGEALPSGAFFQRIDDSVQEAETSLSEGAWALLQQGMWQAALRGFAQRVAASRDDSNALIGRGFSALGLGRYEQALGSFERALAREPASMVALAGRGEALVGLGDLEPARAALSRVLERAPDAKRSALPLSQALAGLGQPETALEILQRAFPESAIDEPFVSAMASRLAKLNASSDAFHEEMPIERFLALLPSNSEVERCRAMLLERMGKRQQARRARRRAVSIALADGPPTSAIGPDRESGVPTGAAVFISYSRDDREYVRQLVDWLTQAQVPVWFDDAIRTGDQWMRDIEDRLRAAAAVVVVVSPSALDSTWVRRELLLADRLQIPILPLLLAGEPISLLLDLQHVDVSGERLPQADWLVQLRGLIGARPQVTTSPADAHFQAGEALLKLLRVRDALREFNRGIAADPQHADCYVGRGSALTQVGALAARDSEQEHPMLPWINRALEAYEQAIALEPTNGNGHLGRAVMLMNLDRADESREAVRTAVRVDPANADVRSTWGAYLVQEGRFEEAIEHFEAALRLNPRHSQAFQNRAYALHQLGREDEDEEAFWIAAGYMEKPQLYEVKRAARGLGRRLKRMLSRHA